The Prinia subflava isolate CZ2003 ecotype Zambia chromosome 21, Cam_Psub_1.2, whole genome shotgun sequence genome window below encodes:
- the TP73 gene encoding tumor protein p73 isoform X3, translating into MLYISDPMQHYTTSQFNLLNNSMDQSIGSRAASTSPYSSEHTSNVPTHSPYSQPSSTFDAMSPAPVIPSNTDYPGPHHFEVTFQQSSTAKSATWTYSPLLKKLYCQIAKTCPIQIKVSTSPPPGTIIRAMPVYKKAEHVTEVVKRCPNHELGRDFNDGQSAPASHLIRVEGNNLSQYVDDPVTGRQSVMVPYEPPQVGTEFTTILYNFMCNSSCVGGMNRRPILIIITLETRDGQVLGRRSFEGRICACPGRDRKADEDHFREQQALNESTAKNGNANKRTFKQSPQGIPALGTGVKKRRHGEEEVYYVPVRGRENFEILMKIKESLELVELVPQQLVDSYRQQQQQLLQRQSQLQTPSSYGPVLSPMNKVHGGGINKLPSVNQLVGQPAQHGSSSAPSLGPMGPGMLNSHPMQTNGEMNGGHSSQSMVSGSHCTPPPPYNADPSLVSFLTGLGCPNCIDYFTSQGLQNIYHLQNLSIEDLGALKIPEQYRMIIWRGLQELKQSHDYGAQQLIRSSSNASTISIGSSGELQRQRVMEAVHFRVRHTITIPNRGAADDWADFGFDLPDCKSRKQSIKEEFTEGEIN; encoded by the exons ATGCTCTACATCAGCGACCCGATGCAGCATTACACCACG TCCCAGTTCAATTTGCTCAACAACAGCATGGATCAGAGCATcggcagcagagcagcctccaCCAGCCCCTACAGCTCGGAGCACACCTCCAATGTCCCGACGCACTCGCCCTACTCTCAGCCCAGCTCTACCTTCGACGCAATGTCCCCGGCACCCGTCATCCCCTCCAACACCGACTACCCTGGTCCCCACCACTTCGAGGTGACCTTCCAGCAGTCCAGCACCGCCAAGTCAGCCACCTGGACA TACTCCCCGCTGCTGAAGAAGCTCTACTGTCAGATCGCCAAGACATGCCCCATCCAGATCAAGGTGTCCACCTCTCCTCCCCCGGGCACCATCATCCGGGCCATGCCCGTCTACAAGAAGGCAGAGCACGTCACCGAGGTGGTGAAGCGCTGCCCCAACCACGAGCTCGGCCGCGACTTCAACGACG GCCAGTCAGCCCCTGCCAGCCACCTCATCCGGGTGGAAGGCAACAACCTGTCGCAGTACGTGGATGACCCGGTGACGGGGCGGCAGAGCGTGATGGTGCCCTACGAGCCCCCGCAG GTGGGGACCGAGTTCACCACCATCCTGTACAACTTCATGTGCAACAGCAGCTGCGTGGGAGGGATGAACAGGAGGCccatcctcatcatcatcacccTGGAGACCAGAGA CGGCCAGGTCCTGGGCAGGAGATCCTTCGAGGGGCGGATCTGTGCCTGTCCCGGCAGGGACCGCAAAGCCGACGAGGATCATTTCCGAGAGCAGCAAGCCCTGAACGAGAGCACGGCCAAGAACGGCAATGCCAACAAGCGCA CCTTCAagcagagcccccagggcaTCCCAGCGCTGGGCACTGGCGTTAAGAAGCGGAGGcacggggaggaggaggtgtaCTACGTGCCT GTGCGAGGCCGGGAGAACTTTGAAATCCTGATGAAGATAAAGgagagcctggagctggtggAGCTGGTCCCGCAGCAGCTGGTGGATTCCtaccggcagcagcagcagcagctcctgcagaggca GAGCCAGCTGCAGACGCCTTCCTCCTATGGCCCCGTCCTTTCCCCCATGAACAAAGTCCACGGAGGAGGAATCAACAAGCTGCCCTCTGTGAACCAGCTGGTGGGGCAGCCTGCCCAGCACGGCTCCAGTTCTGCACCCAGCCTGGGCCCCATGG GACCTGGGATGCTGAACAGCCACCCCATGCAGACCAACGGAGAAATGAACGGGGGCCACTCGTCCCAGTCCATGGTGTCGGGGTCTCACTGCACGCCCCCGCCGCCCTACAACGCCGACCCCAGCCTCGTCAG ttttttAACAGGATTGGGGTGTCCAAACTGCATCGACTATTTCACCTCACAAGGGTTACAGAATATTTACCACCTGCAGAACCTATCCATAGAG GATCTCGGGGCACTGAAGATCCCGGAGCAGTACCGCATGATCATCTGGCGgggcctgcaggagctgaagcaGAGCCACGACTACGGGGCCCAGCAGCTGATCCGCTCCAGCAGCAACGCCTCCACCATCTCCATCGGCAGCTCGGGCGAGCTGCAGCGGCAGCGGGTGATGGAGGCCGTGCATTTCCGCGTGCGCCACACCATCACCATCCCCAACCGCGGCGCCGCCGACGACTGGGCAGACTTCGGCTTCGACCTGCCGGACTGCAAATCCCGCAAACAATCCATCAAGGAGGAGTTCACGGAGGGGGAGATCAACTGA
- the TP73 gene encoding tumor protein p73 isoform X1 codes for MEEGVIYPLSDSPALKMSQSSPADEGPTFEHLWSTLEPDSTYFDLPPANPTGTSEVSNSTEVTMDVFQMRGIPDSVMSQFNLLNNSMDQSIGSRAASTSPYSSEHTSNVPTHSPYSQPSSTFDAMSPAPVIPSNTDYPGPHHFEVTFQQSSTAKSATWTYSPLLKKLYCQIAKTCPIQIKVSTSPPPGTIIRAMPVYKKAEHVTEVVKRCPNHELGRDFNDGQSAPASHLIRVEGNNLSQYVDDPVTGRQSVMVPYEPPQVGTEFTTILYNFMCNSSCVGGMNRRPILIIITLETRDGQVLGRRSFEGRICACPGRDRKADEDHFREQQALNESTAKNGNANKRTFKQSPQGIPALGTGVKKRRHGEEEVYYVPVRGRENFEILMKIKESLELVELVPQQLVDSYRQQQQQLLQRQSQLQTPSSYGPVLSPMNKVHGGGINKLPSVNQLVGQPAQHGSSSAPSLGPMGPGMLNSHPMQTNGEMNGGHSSQSMVSGSHCTPPPPYNADPSLVSFLTGLGCPNCIDYFTSQGLQNIYHLQNLSIEDLGALKIPEQYRMIIWRGLQELKQSHDYGAQQLIRSSSNASTISIGSSGELQRQRVMEAVHFRVRHTITIPNRGAADDWADFGFDLPDCKSRKQSIKEEFTEGEIN; via the exons atggaAGAAGG AGTGATTTATCCTCTGTCAGACTCCCCTGCTCTGAAGATGTCCCAGTCATCCCCAGCTGATGAAGGCCCCACGTTTGAGCACCTCTGGAGCACGCT GGAGCCAGACAGCACCTACTTCGACCTCCCTCCAGCCAACCCCACGGGCACCAGTGAGGTCTCCAACAGCACAGAGGTCACCATGGACGTGTTCCAGATGAGAGGCATCCCCGACTCGGTGATG TCCCAGTTCAATTTGCTCAACAACAGCATGGATCAGAGCATcggcagcagagcagcctccaCCAGCCCCTACAGCTCGGAGCACACCTCCAATGTCCCGACGCACTCGCCCTACTCTCAGCCCAGCTCTACCTTCGACGCAATGTCCCCGGCACCCGTCATCCCCTCCAACACCGACTACCCTGGTCCCCACCACTTCGAGGTGACCTTCCAGCAGTCCAGCACCGCCAAGTCAGCCACCTGGACA TACTCCCCGCTGCTGAAGAAGCTCTACTGTCAGATCGCCAAGACATGCCCCATCCAGATCAAGGTGTCCACCTCTCCTCCCCCGGGCACCATCATCCGGGCCATGCCCGTCTACAAGAAGGCAGAGCACGTCACCGAGGTGGTGAAGCGCTGCCCCAACCACGAGCTCGGCCGCGACTTCAACGACG GCCAGTCAGCCCCTGCCAGCCACCTCATCCGGGTGGAAGGCAACAACCTGTCGCAGTACGTGGATGACCCGGTGACGGGGCGGCAGAGCGTGATGGTGCCCTACGAGCCCCCGCAG GTGGGGACCGAGTTCACCACCATCCTGTACAACTTCATGTGCAACAGCAGCTGCGTGGGAGGGATGAACAGGAGGCccatcctcatcatcatcacccTGGAGACCAGAGA CGGCCAGGTCCTGGGCAGGAGATCCTTCGAGGGGCGGATCTGTGCCTGTCCCGGCAGGGACCGCAAAGCCGACGAGGATCATTTCCGAGAGCAGCAAGCCCTGAACGAGAGCACGGCCAAGAACGGCAATGCCAACAAGCGCA CCTTCAagcagagcccccagggcaTCCCAGCGCTGGGCACTGGCGTTAAGAAGCGGAGGcacggggaggaggaggtgtaCTACGTGCCT GTGCGAGGCCGGGAGAACTTTGAAATCCTGATGAAGATAAAGgagagcctggagctggtggAGCTGGTCCCGCAGCAGCTGGTGGATTCCtaccggcagcagcagcagcagctcctgcagaggca GAGCCAGCTGCAGACGCCTTCCTCCTATGGCCCCGTCCTTTCCCCCATGAACAAAGTCCACGGAGGAGGAATCAACAAGCTGCCCTCTGTGAACCAGCTGGTGGGGCAGCCTGCCCAGCACGGCTCCAGTTCTGCACCCAGCCTGGGCCCCATGG GACCTGGGATGCTGAACAGCCACCCCATGCAGACCAACGGAGAAATGAACGGGGGCCACTCGTCCCAGTCCATGGTGTCGGGGTCTCACTGCACGCCCCCGCCGCCCTACAACGCCGACCCCAGCCTCGTCAG ttttttAACAGGATTGGGGTGTCCAAACTGCATCGACTATTTCACCTCACAAGGGTTACAGAATATTTACCACCTGCAGAACCTATCCATAGAG GATCTCGGGGCACTGAAGATCCCGGAGCAGTACCGCATGATCATCTGGCGgggcctgcaggagctgaagcaGAGCCACGACTACGGGGCCCAGCAGCTGATCCGCTCCAGCAGCAACGCCTCCACCATCTCCATCGGCAGCTCGGGCGAGCTGCAGCGGCAGCGGGTGATGGAGGCCGTGCATTTCCGCGTGCGCCACACCATCACCATCCCCAACCGCGGCGCCGCCGACGACTGGGCAGACTTCGGCTTCGACCTGCCGGACTGCAAATCCCGCAAACAATCCATCAAGGAGGAGTTCACGGAGGGGGAGATCAACTGA
- the TP73 gene encoding tumor protein p73 isoform X5, with product MLYISDPMQHYTTSQFNLLNNSMDQSIGSRAASTSPYSSEHTSNVPTHSPYSQPSSTFDAMSPAPVIPSNTDYPGPHHFEVTFQQSSTAKSATWTYSPLLKKLYCQIAKTCPIQIKVSTSPPPGTIIRAMPVYKKAEHVTEVVKRCPNHELGRDFNDGQSAPASHLIRVEGNNLSQYVDDPVTGRQSVMVPYEPPQVGTEFTTILYNFMCNSSCVGGMNRRPILIIITLETRDGQVLGRRSFEGRICACPGRDRKADEDHFREQQALNESTAKNGNANKRTFKQSPQGIPALGTGVKKRRHGEEEVYYVPVRGRENFEILMKIKESLELVELVPQQLVDSYRQQQQQLLQRQTWDAEQPPHADQRRNERGPLVPVHGVGVSLHAPAALQRRPQPRQDLGALKIPEQYRMIIWRGLQELKQSHDYGAQQLIRSSSNASTISIGSSGELQRQRVMEAVHFRVRHTITIPNRGAADDWADFGFDLPDCKSRKQSIKEEFTEGEIN from the exons ATGCTCTACATCAGCGACCCGATGCAGCATTACACCACG TCCCAGTTCAATTTGCTCAACAACAGCATGGATCAGAGCATcggcagcagagcagcctccaCCAGCCCCTACAGCTCGGAGCACACCTCCAATGTCCCGACGCACTCGCCCTACTCTCAGCCCAGCTCTACCTTCGACGCAATGTCCCCGGCACCCGTCATCCCCTCCAACACCGACTACCCTGGTCCCCACCACTTCGAGGTGACCTTCCAGCAGTCCAGCACCGCCAAGTCAGCCACCTGGACA TACTCCCCGCTGCTGAAGAAGCTCTACTGTCAGATCGCCAAGACATGCCCCATCCAGATCAAGGTGTCCACCTCTCCTCCCCCGGGCACCATCATCCGGGCCATGCCCGTCTACAAGAAGGCAGAGCACGTCACCGAGGTGGTGAAGCGCTGCCCCAACCACGAGCTCGGCCGCGACTTCAACGACG GCCAGTCAGCCCCTGCCAGCCACCTCATCCGGGTGGAAGGCAACAACCTGTCGCAGTACGTGGATGACCCGGTGACGGGGCGGCAGAGCGTGATGGTGCCCTACGAGCCCCCGCAG GTGGGGACCGAGTTCACCACCATCCTGTACAACTTCATGTGCAACAGCAGCTGCGTGGGAGGGATGAACAGGAGGCccatcctcatcatcatcacccTGGAGACCAGAGA CGGCCAGGTCCTGGGCAGGAGATCCTTCGAGGGGCGGATCTGTGCCTGTCCCGGCAGGGACCGCAAAGCCGACGAGGATCATTTCCGAGAGCAGCAAGCCCTGAACGAGAGCACGGCCAAGAACGGCAATGCCAACAAGCGCA CCTTCAagcagagcccccagggcaTCCCAGCGCTGGGCACTGGCGTTAAGAAGCGGAGGcacggggaggaggaggtgtaCTACGTGCCT GTGCGAGGCCGGGAGAACTTTGAAATCCTGATGAAGATAAAGgagagcctggagctggtggAGCTGGTCCCGCAGCAGCTGGTGGATTCCtaccggcagcagcagcagcagctcctgcagaggca GACCTGGGATGCTGAACAGCCACCCCATGCAGACCAACGGAGAAATGAACGGGGGCCACTCGTCCCAGTCCATGGTGTCGGGGTCTCACTGCACGCCCCCGCCGCCCTACAACGCCGACCCCAGCCTCGTCAG GATCTCGGGGCACTGAAGATCCCGGAGCAGTACCGCATGATCATCTGGCGgggcctgcaggagctgaagcaGAGCCACGACTACGGGGCCCAGCAGCTGATCCGCTCCAGCAGCAACGCCTCCACCATCTCCATCGGCAGCTCGGGCGAGCTGCAGCGGCAGCGGGTGATGGAGGCCGTGCATTTCCGCGTGCGCCACACCATCACCATCCCCAACCGCGGCGCCGCCGACGACTGGGCAGACTTCGGCTTCGACCTGCCGGACTGCAAATCCCGCAAACAATCCATCAAGGAGGAGTTCACGGAGGGGGAGATCAACTGA
- the TP73 gene encoding tumor protein p73 isoform X2 → MSQSSPADEGPTFEHLWSTLEPDSTYFDLPPANPTGTSEVSNSTEVTMDVFQMRGIPDSVMSQFNLLNNSMDQSIGSRAASTSPYSSEHTSNVPTHSPYSQPSSTFDAMSPAPVIPSNTDYPGPHHFEVTFQQSSTAKSATWTYSPLLKKLYCQIAKTCPIQIKVSTSPPPGTIIRAMPVYKKAEHVTEVVKRCPNHELGRDFNDGQSAPASHLIRVEGNNLSQYVDDPVTGRQSVMVPYEPPQVGTEFTTILYNFMCNSSCVGGMNRRPILIIITLETRDGQVLGRRSFEGRICACPGRDRKADEDHFREQQALNESTAKNGNANKRTFKQSPQGIPALGTGVKKRRHGEEEVYYVPVRGRENFEILMKIKESLELVELVPQQLVDSYRQQQQQLLQRQSQLQTPSSYGPVLSPMNKVHGGGINKLPSVNQLVGQPAQHGSSSAPSLGPMGPGMLNSHPMQTNGEMNGGHSSQSMVSGSHCTPPPPYNADPSLVSFLTGLGCPNCIDYFTSQGLQNIYHLQNLSIEDLGALKIPEQYRMIIWRGLQELKQSHDYGAQQLIRSSSNASTISIGSSGELQRQRVMEAVHFRVRHTITIPNRGAADDWADFGFDLPDCKSRKQSIKEEFTEGEIN, encoded by the exons ATGTCCCAGTCATCCCCAGCTGATGAAGGCCCCACGTTTGAGCACCTCTGGAGCACGCT GGAGCCAGACAGCACCTACTTCGACCTCCCTCCAGCCAACCCCACGGGCACCAGTGAGGTCTCCAACAGCACAGAGGTCACCATGGACGTGTTCCAGATGAGAGGCATCCCCGACTCGGTGATG TCCCAGTTCAATTTGCTCAACAACAGCATGGATCAGAGCATcggcagcagagcagcctccaCCAGCCCCTACAGCTCGGAGCACACCTCCAATGTCCCGACGCACTCGCCCTACTCTCAGCCCAGCTCTACCTTCGACGCAATGTCCCCGGCACCCGTCATCCCCTCCAACACCGACTACCCTGGTCCCCACCACTTCGAGGTGACCTTCCAGCAGTCCAGCACCGCCAAGTCAGCCACCTGGACA TACTCCCCGCTGCTGAAGAAGCTCTACTGTCAGATCGCCAAGACATGCCCCATCCAGATCAAGGTGTCCACCTCTCCTCCCCCGGGCACCATCATCCGGGCCATGCCCGTCTACAAGAAGGCAGAGCACGTCACCGAGGTGGTGAAGCGCTGCCCCAACCACGAGCTCGGCCGCGACTTCAACGACG GCCAGTCAGCCCCTGCCAGCCACCTCATCCGGGTGGAAGGCAACAACCTGTCGCAGTACGTGGATGACCCGGTGACGGGGCGGCAGAGCGTGATGGTGCCCTACGAGCCCCCGCAG GTGGGGACCGAGTTCACCACCATCCTGTACAACTTCATGTGCAACAGCAGCTGCGTGGGAGGGATGAACAGGAGGCccatcctcatcatcatcacccTGGAGACCAGAGA CGGCCAGGTCCTGGGCAGGAGATCCTTCGAGGGGCGGATCTGTGCCTGTCCCGGCAGGGACCGCAAAGCCGACGAGGATCATTTCCGAGAGCAGCAAGCCCTGAACGAGAGCACGGCCAAGAACGGCAATGCCAACAAGCGCA CCTTCAagcagagcccccagggcaTCCCAGCGCTGGGCACTGGCGTTAAGAAGCGGAGGcacggggaggaggaggtgtaCTACGTGCCT GTGCGAGGCCGGGAGAACTTTGAAATCCTGATGAAGATAAAGgagagcctggagctggtggAGCTGGTCCCGCAGCAGCTGGTGGATTCCtaccggcagcagcagcagcagctcctgcagaggca GAGCCAGCTGCAGACGCCTTCCTCCTATGGCCCCGTCCTTTCCCCCATGAACAAAGTCCACGGAGGAGGAATCAACAAGCTGCCCTCTGTGAACCAGCTGGTGGGGCAGCCTGCCCAGCACGGCTCCAGTTCTGCACCCAGCCTGGGCCCCATGG GACCTGGGATGCTGAACAGCCACCCCATGCAGACCAACGGAGAAATGAACGGGGGCCACTCGTCCCAGTCCATGGTGTCGGGGTCTCACTGCACGCCCCCGCCGCCCTACAACGCCGACCCCAGCCTCGTCAG ttttttAACAGGATTGGGGTGTCCAAACTGCATCGACTATTTCACCTCACAAGGGTTACAGAATATTTACCACCTGCAGAACCTATCCATAGAG GATCTCGGGGCACTGAAGATCCCGGAGCAGTACCGCATGATCATCTGGCGgggcctgcaggagctgaagcaGAGCCACGACTACGGGGCCCAGCAGCTGATCCGCTCCAGCAGCAACGCCTCCACCATCTCCATCGGCAGCTCGGGCGAGCTGCAGCGGCAGCGGGTGATGGAGGCCGTGCATTTCCGCGTGCGCCACACCATCACCATCCCCAACCGCGGCGCCGCCGACGACTGGGCAGACTTCGGCTTCGACCTGCCGGACTGCAAATCCCGCAAACAATCCATCAAGGAGGAGTTCACGGAGGGGGAGATCAACTGA
- the LOC134560906 gene encoding uncharacterized protein LOC134560906, whose amino-acid sequence MLWSSLAFLSSSRSSPMASVTSGSCEPPPSSIARGWGRAGAGAGAAGLGAAPLPGNGVRRAGFPLPSQRGRAMGRRRKTLHDYAAEFSELSVRREPAGPGPAVAVETLFCTPCQLPLRVRRDRILEHLSSGRHCRNRRLLRQLGLRAPGLRSAGPDSSLSLPLPLNVPSLLSHPSFLITTGSSTGYSMVPSPPSYHKLLLPHHPIPAAHRGDPTPSTSASPPSPLTFPASIAPLGQNMPTPDASSSPTPLSCHGGIGLVLFGAGLVSKALLQSLVEGRGCCLLYVVEDRLEELGRAFGAEVPAGARVLQQQDAAVALGDPRVSGAIICSPPDKAPEMVKDALRAGKGVFCQGLPSLDRQTAESCFDEADRCGRPLVCGFYKRFDPALQFLYKKVRDSRALGRIHRISTISSLYPAASLSLLKASGGIFYNAAVHDIDIISLLLGESVPDTVFSLGHAFCADMGCLRDVDTVAISMKFPSGAIVTLDVSQHCTRSCDQRLEVHGSQGSLRVDNQNPLGITEHGTSVSICPQTQAERYRDAYRELFQHFLRALKGQEPPVVTKEQFLGTIQVAAAAEQSWRSRSAVDLHSSATDPAGVKAELV is encoded by the exons ATGTTGTGGTCATCCTTGGCTTTCCTCAGCTCTTCCCGCAGCTCTCCCATGGCTTCGGTGACCTCTGGTTCTTGTGAGCCGCCTCCGAGCTCCATCGCCCGGGGCTGGGGTCGGGCCGGGGCTGGAGCCGGCGCCGCGGGGCTCGGAGCGGCGCCGCTGCCGGGCAACGGCGTGAGGCGGGCGGGCTTTCCGCTTCCGAGTCAGCGGGGCCGGGCCATGGGGCGGAGGAGGAAGACGCTGCACGACTACGCGGCCGAGTTCTCGGAGCTGTCGGTGCGGCGGgagccggcggggccgggcccggccgtgGCGGTGGAGACGCTGTTCTGCACCCCGTGCCAGCTGCCCCTCAGGGTGCGCCGCGACCGCATCCTGGAGCACCTCAGCTCGGGCCGCCACTGCCGCAACCGCCGCCTGCTCCGGCAGCTCGGGCTGCGCGCCCCGGGGCTCCG ctctgcaggtcctgactccagcctgagcctgcccctgCCACTCAAcgtgccctccctgctctcccatcCCTCCTTCCTCATCACCACTGGATCCAGCACCGGCTACAGCATGGTCCCCTCCCCGCCCTCCTACCacaagctgctgcttccccaccaccccatccctgctgcccacaggggcGACCCAACGCCCTCCACCTCCGCCAGCCCCCCCTCGCCCCTCACCTTCCCCGCCAGCATTGCCCCTCTTGGCCAAAATATGCCCACACCTGATGCCTCCAGCAGCCCGACGCCCCTCTCGTGTCACGGCGGCATTGGCCTGGTGCTCTTCGGCGCAGGGCTGGTGAGCAAAGCCTTGCTGCAAAGCCTGGTcgagggcaggggctgctgcctgctgtaCGTGGTGGAGGATcggctggaggagctgggacgTGCCTTCGGCGCCGAGGTCCCGGCTGGTGccagggtgctgcagcagcaggacgCCGCCGTCGCGCTCGGGGATCCGCG AGTCTCTGGAGCCATTATTTGTTCTCCACCTGACAAAGCCCCTGAGATGGTAAAAGATGCCTTACGAGCAG GTAAAGGTGTGttctgccaggggctgcccagcttggacagacagacagcagaATCCTGTTTTGATGAGGCCGACAGGTGTGGGAGGCCACTCGTGTGTGGGTTCTACAA GCGCTTtgacccagccctgcagttcCTGTACAAGAAGGTGCGGGACAGCCGGGCACTGGGCAGGATCCACAGGATATCCACCATCAGCAGCCTCTATCCCGCAGCCTCCCTGAGCCTGCTGAAAGCCTCAG GTGGAATTTTTTACAACGCTGCCGTGCATGACATAGATATTATCAGTTTGTTGTTGGGAGAGAGTGTGCCAGATACAGTATTTTCCCTGGGCCATGCCTTCTGTGCAG ACATGGGCTGCCTGAGGGACGTGGACACCGTTGCCATCAGCATGAAGTTCCCCAGCGGAGCCATTGTCACCCTGGATGTcagccagcactgcaccagGAGCTGTGACCAGCGGCTGGAG GTTCACGGGTCTCAAGGGTCATTAAGGGTGGACAACCAGAACCCCCTGGGCATCACAGAGCATGGGACTTCTGTGTCCATCTGTCCCCAAACTCAAGCTGAGCGCTACAGAGATGCATACAGGGAACTCTTCCAGCACTTTCTGAGAGCCCTGAAAG GCCAGGAGCCCCCCGTGGTCACCAAGGAGCAGTTCCTGGGGACCATCCAGGTGGCTGCAGCGGCCGAGCAGTCCTGGAGGAGCAGATCTGCCGTGGACTTGCACAGCAGTGCCACGGATCCAGCTGGAGTCAAGGCTGAGCTCGTGTGA
- the TP73 gene encoding tumor protein p73 isoform X4, with protein sequence MEEGVIYPLSDSPALKMSQSSPADEGPTFEHLWSTLEPDSTYFDLPPANPTGTSEVSNSTEVTMDVFQMRGIPDSVMSQFNLLNNSMDQSIGSRAASTSPYSSEHTSNVPTHSPYSQPSSTFDAMSPAPVIPSNTDYPGPHHFEVTFQQSSTAKSATWTYSPLLKKLYCQIAKTCPIQIKVSTSPPPGTIIRAMPVYKKAEHVTEVVKRCPNHELGRDFNDGQSAPASHLIRVEGNNLSQYVDDPVTGRQSVMVPYEPPQVGTEFTTILYNFMCNSSCVGGMNRRPILIIITLETRDGQVLGRRSFEGRICACPGRDRKADEDHFREQQALNESTAKNGNANKRTFKQSPQGIPALGTGVKKRRHGEEEVYYVPVRGRENFEILMKIKESLELVELVPQQLVDSYRQQQQQLLQRQSQLQTPSSYGPVLSPMNKVHGGGINKLPSVNQLVGQPAQHGSSSAPSLGPMGPGMLNSHPMQTNGEMNGGHSSQSMVSGSHCTPPPPYNADPSLVRISGH encoded by the exons atggaAGAAGG AGTGATTTATCCTCTGTCAGACTCCCCTGCTCTGAAGATGTCCCAGTCATCCCCAGCTGATGAAGGCCCCACGTTTGAGCACCTCTGGAGCACGCT GGAGCCAGACAGCACCTACTTCGACCTCCCTCCAGCCAACCCCACGGGCACCAGTGAGGTCTCCAACAGCACAGAGGTCACCATGGACGTGTTCCAGATGAGAGGCATCCCCGACTCGGTGATG TCCCAGTTCAATTTGCTCAACAACAGCATGGATCAGAGCATcggcagcagagcagcctccaCCAGCCCCTACAGCTCGGAGCACACCTCCAATGTCCCGACGCACTCGCCCTACTCTCAGCCCAGCTCTACCTTCGACGCAATGTCCCCGGCACCCGTCATCCCCTCCAACACCGACTACCCTGGTCCCCACCACTTCGAGGTGACCTTCCAGCAGTCCAGCACCGCCAAGTCAGCCACCTGGACA TACTCCCCGCTGCTGAAGAAGCTCTACTGTCAGATCGCCAAGACATGCCCCATCCAGATCAAGGTGTCCACCTCTCCTCCCCCGGGCACCATCATCCGGGCCATGCCCGTCTACAAGAAGGCAGAGCACGTCACCGAGGTGGTGAAGCGCTGCCCCAACCACGAGCTCGGCCGCGACTTCAACGACG GCCAGTCAGCCCCTGCCAGCCACCTCATCCGGGTGGAAGGCAACAACCTGTCGCAGTACGTGGATGACCCGGTGACGGGGCGGCAGAGCGTGATGGTGCCCTACGAGCCCCCGCAG GTGGGGACCGAGTTCACCACCATCCTGTACAACTTCATGTGCAACAGCAGCTGCGTGGGAGGGATGAACAGGAGGCccatcctcatcatcatcacccTGGAGACCAGAGA CGGCCAGGTCCTGGGCAGGAGATCCTTCGAGGGGCGGATCTGTGCCTGTCCCGGCAGGGACCGCAAAGCCGACGAGGATCATTTCCGAGAGCAGCAAGCCCTGAACGAGAGCACGGCCAAGAACGGCAATGCCAACAAGCGCA CCTTCAagcagagcccccagggcaTCCCAGCGCTGGGCACTGGCGTTAAGAAGCGGAGGcacggggaggaggaggtgtaCTACGTGCCT GTGCGAGGCCGGGAGAACTTTGAAATCCTGATGAAGATAAAGgagagcctggagctggtggAGCTGGTCCCGCAGCAGCTGGTGGATTCCtaccggcagcagcagcagcagctcctgcagaggca GAGCCAGCTGCAGACGCCTTCCTCCTATGGCCCCGTCCTTTCCCCCATGAACAAAGTCCACGGAGGAGGAATCAACAAGCTGCCCTCTGTGAACCAGCTGGTGGGGCAGCCTGCCCAGCACGGCTCCAGTTCTGCACCCAGCCTGGGCCCCATGG GACCTGGGATGCTGAACAGCCACCCCATGCAGACCAACGGAGAAATGAACGGGGGCCACTCGTCCCAGTCCATGGTGTCGGGGTCTCACTGCACGCCCCCGCCGCCCTACAACGCCGACCCCAGCCTCGTCAG GATCTCGGGGCACTGA